In the Desulfovibrio sp. Huiquan2017 genome, CGAAGAGCCGGGGGCCGCCCCGCTGCCGCCACAGGTCTCGCAGGTGGATTCCACGGGAATTTTGATGGAAACTTCGGTGCCCTTGGCCGCATCCCGAAAGGAAATCTCCAGGTTGTACCGCAGGTCGGAACCGGCCCGGGGCCGATTGGTCCGCCCGGCCGAAGAAAACCCGAAGACTTCGCCAAAGATATCGCTGAACGCGCCGAAGATGTCCTCGTTGCTCGAAAATCCGGAGAAGCCGTTGCCGTTCACGCCGTCATGGCCGAACCGGTCATAGGACTGGCGTTTTTCCGGGCTGCCCAGGACCTCGTAGGCCTCGGCGGCTTCCTTGAACTTGGATTCGGCGTCGGGATCATCCTGGTTGCGGTCGGGATGAAACTTGAAGGCCAACCTCCGATACGCCGTCTTGATCTCGTCCTGGGAGGCGGTTCGCTCCACCTCCAGGATCTCGTAATAATCGCGTTTGGACATGGTCGGCTACTGAGCGTCCTCGGTTTCGGAAGCATGCAGGTGAAGGTCCGAGGAAGTGTCGGGAATGACTTTGGCCGCCGCGATCTCACGCAGGGCATTGACTATTTCCTTATTCTTGGAATCAACCAGCGGCTCGTAGCCTTCACGGTACTGCTTGACCCGCTTGATAGCCATCTGGGTGATGAGAAAACGATTGCTCACTTTGGCCAGACAATCTTCAACGGTAATCCTTGCCATGATATTCTCCTTAAAGACTTCGTTTGAAGCGCCGTTATTCGTTTTTTACGGACTCGCCCGCCGGGAACATCCCCTGCAGGTCCTTGAGCAGCCGGGCGGAGACCGGGTAATACATACCGTCTCCGTTCTTTACCCAACACTGCCCCTGGGGCAGCTTGGGGTCCGCGTAGAAGGTAACCGCCTTCAACTCGTTTCCGTTGCCGTCCAGCAGGCGGCAGTGCATGAGCTTCACAGCCGTGGCGGCCAGATTATTCAGGGGCAACGCCTCAAACTGTAATTCAGTAAATCGCCAGAGCGCCATGTCAATGCCGGGGATGTCTTTTCCCCCACCTTCCACGCGCCAGCCGGCATGCTCACGACGGACCACGTAGCGCCGATCGCCGTTGACGATGACGATGACGGCCACTTGGCCGATATCCAGGGTAAACACGTTGCGCCCCTGAACGTCGAATGCGCTCTTCACCAGTTGGCTGACGCTCTCCGCATCGAGCAGGAACGGCACGGTCAACCAGGACGAGCGGCCGAAATAGTATTTGGAGTCATCCGCAATGGTAAAAAACTCCACCGACGACGGCTCATCATTCCCCGTCCAGACCTTAATGGTCAGGGCCGCCATGCTCTTTTCCGGCTCCGCAGGTTCAAGCACCAGCTTGCCCGCCCGAAGCAAGGCCAGGGTGTGCAGGTAGAGCTTGAGCTCCGAGCTGGACGCCTCCTTGCCTTTGAGGTAGCCGGGCTGGACGAAGGTGAACCCCTTGGCCCCGCGCCTGGCCACCCAACTCGAACCGAACGGCTGGACGAGCTGCACCTGGCTGACTCGCTCCTCGTTGAAGCGAAAAATCCTGGTGTCGAGAAAATGGGCGACAGGATGGGCCAACTGCCCGAAAACCTCGCCCCCGAATTCGTATACCCGGCCAGGTGTCTCCGAATTCCATCCGTAGGTCTTGCCCGACTCGCCCGGGACGAACCGAATGTTCAGGGACGGCG is a window encoding:
- the rpoZ gene encoding DNA-directed RNA polymerase subunit omega, with amino-acid sequence MARITVEDCLAKVSNRFLITQMAIKRVKQYREGYEPLVDSKNKEIVNALREIAAAKVIPDTSSDLHLHASETEDAQ
- a CDS encoding DUF4340 domain-containing protein; protein product: MKRILFLVIVVLAAALAGGAYWLRSGMEKQVVTSRWLAHSLNKVKSLHIRQGGDAYTLVASGGHWAARVPGASWNVSAKAVDSRVRDYLNRLAGLVPLLVFEGDEVGLLRQYGLNEPGLRLVVQSGDENSPSLNIRFVPGESGKTYGWNSETPGRVYEFGGEVFGQLAHPVAHFLDTRIFRFNEERVSQVQLVQPFGSSWVARRGAKGFTFVQPGYLKGKEASSSELKLYLHTLALLRAGKLVLEPAEPEKSMAALTIKVWTGNDEPSSVEFFTIADDSKYYFGRSSWLTVPFLLDAESVSQLVKSAFDVQGRNVFTLDIGQVAVIVIVNGDRRYVVRREHAGWRVEGGGKDIPGIDMALWRFTELQFEALPLNNLAATAVKLMHCRLLDGNGNELKAVTFYADPKLPQGQCWVKNGDGMYYPVSARLLKDLQGMFPAGESVKNE